The following are encoded together in the Xanthobacter autotrophicus Py2 genome:
- a CDS encoding conserved hypothetical protein (KEGG: bbt:BBta_7712 hypothetical protein), producing MIEPDPSATRRVVFQYLVPVHVEVEDGLVVCVTVIDETPVRDPTLVEGDGGYLPEAVAAADDGQPWPSWRFGY from the coding sequence ATGATTGAACCCGACCCGTCGGCCACGCGCCGCGTCGTCTTTCAGTATCTCGTGCCCGTCCACGTCGAGGTCGAAGACGGTCTCGTCGTTTGCGTCACCGTCATCGACGAAACGCCGGTGCGCGATCCAACCCTGGTCGAAGGCGATGGCGGCTATCTGCCGGAAGCCGTCGCCGCCGCCGACGATGGCCAGCCCTGGCCATCCTGGCGGTTCGGCTACTGA